The genomic interval ACTTATGAGATTGATGGAACTAAGGCTTCAACGAAGGCCCTCCAATTTGCAATttcaaatcaatatatatatatatatatatatatatatatatatatatatattattcatgaCGTGGCAACTCTAATCACCGACGAGTGCTTTGGATCCTCTTAGTACGGTACCAAATCCATGGGGGTGGAAATATTGCCGCTCATCCATTGACGCACTCCTAGTAATTCACCGTATAATATATAAGTGGGGAATCGAACAATCTTAAGGTTACTAAAGTTACAAGTCTGCCCTTATTATATCTCAATATTatttgagtttaatatattatttgaaaTTGTGTTCTCTGTCtgtcagtctctctctctctcactcacacacacacacacacacatgcacacatacacacacaactaATGCTAACACCTTACCattattacacacacacatatgcatataattaatgtttatttttattataataaagataattaAGTCAATTTTGAGTATGTTTAATTTTTGAATAttctaatttgaattttaaaagaagcttttAGGTAAAAGACATTCACCTCCTttaagatttgataaaaatataaacacCTTTCTtgagaattcaaaattttcactaatctcatatgagattttaaaaataccacaAACCTTGATCCCTTGAGGCTTCAAAAATGCTAATACTTCTCTTGAAATTGTCAAAAAACATAAATCTTCCtttaaaagaattatttttttGTCAAACATAAGAAGATATTTGTCTCCTTTTAATAAATCTTAAGGGAGGtccataaaatttttgaaattttaagaaaaaaatgttaaaattttttaaatattagggAAGGCCAGTGTCTTTTTTTCTTCAAGTACTTAAATagctataaaattttaaaaagtagttTAAAGCTTTATTGATTTGAATTAATAAAATAGAAGTTCATTTTTAAGTACTAAAATTGTTAagtaataaacaaataaataaacattttatTTGCTGGGTGGGGGAGAACCAGCAGGACACTCCCATCCTAAGAAATAGTTGATTGTGGTTTGAAAAATAAGAACTTATGACAGTTGATGAGTGGTAGCAGCAGTTTGCACTTtgcatggagagagagagagagagagagagagtatataaataaaaataacccATTAACTAtgaccataaaaataaaaataaaaataaaaataacccaTTAATTATGACAATTATGGGCTCATGGGCACTACAAGACATGGGCCCAGCCCACCACCTAGGTAGATTACATGGTCCCCAACCAAACCCACGCACATGCTTGCCACGTGTACTGCAACCAGTGGATGATATAAGCATGAAGTGTGATGATGATGCCCCCATTaacattattattactattattattatctccatgTAATGAATTTTGATGACATgtaacataaaattataataaattttgtaAAATTCTTATGAATTCAAATTAATAACCTAAAATTCATATTGGGATTAATATAACATAAGgtttttaaattagattttaaatattttttacaaattaacaattattttgattttaagataaaaaaatactaatttatTAGGAGGTTTGAtcctaatttttttattaaaaaaaattaaaaattttatttaataaaagacATAAACTTTCCCTAAAACTTGAAATTTTTCAAGAACTTATGTTATGATTTACTAAAAagatatagattttttttaataacaaataaaataaatattacacTTACCTTCTAAATATTATACTTTTTATTAATCACTATTTTATGCTGTGTTTCgtataattatataaaataataagtATAAGTAAgtttgtgtgtttgtgtgtatatataaagattgtgtgtgtgtgtgtgtgtgtgtgtgtttgtatatatatagccGTTGTATATATTTAACCCTGGCTCTCTCGAGGAAGCACAAAATCTGACGTCTTAACAGATCATCCATCCGTTGGGCGCCGCCTCGGCGCACCCATCCTCCAAATTAAAATCAATtcaattttcctctctctctctctctctctctctctctgcgcgCACCTATAAATATCAACCACAGCACGCTCATATAAGCCCTTAAGCTCACCCCATATACTCTGTTGACATTGATTCAACCTACTGTTATTCATTTTAAGTTCATTCTCCAATTCCTTAATTTCCTCCTCTTACAGCTTCTTCCTTTCTATGATTTAGCACATGTATAATCGATCAATAACCAGATCGACCTATTCAAAGAGTttgatttatatatttatatatagataTTGGATCCGCCATGGGAGAGAATAATAAAGGGAATCTGCACTATCTTCCACCTGGTTTTCGATTTTATCCAACAGACGAAGAGCTCGTAGTCCACTTCCTTCATCGCAAGGCCTCCCTCTTGCCCTGCCATCCCGACGTCATCCCCGATCTCGACCTCCTCACTTTCGATCCATGGGACCTCAACGGTATACCatattaaccttgttttactattatatctactttaacttgaagaataaaatgaaatgaaatttatCACTTAAAATTTTTTGTATGTTGTTATCTAAATTTACATTTCATTTTTAGCAAATTAAACATGACGCAACTTTCTTATTTAGTTATATATGGAATGGATGAAGTGTTCAAATCTAATGGGGTCACTAATTAATTCGGGTCTGCATGGCCCGGTTATGAATAAATTAGGTAAAGCTCTTGGGGAGGGGAATCAATGGTACTTCTTCAGCCGGAAGACACCGGAGCGGTTAACCCCGAATGGGTGCTGGAAGGCGGTGGGAATTGAGGAACCTGTTGTCTCAAGCGCCAGCAATAAGAGAGTGGGCATGAAGAAATATTTTGTGTTCCACCTCGTCGGAGAAGCTGCCGCCGCCGACGTCCAAACAAACTGGGTAATGCACGAGTACCGTCTCTCCGATGCTGCCGCTGCTTCCACCAGCAGATCCTCCAAAAGAAGACCCCATCCTGTAACCATccttttatataataatataaataatattaataataataataataataataataataataatgaattttCTACCCATTGCAGGATTATAGTAAATGGGTTCTCTGTCGAGTATACGAGCACAATTCCGACAACGACGACGACGGCGGGAACGAGCTGTCGTGTCTGGATGAAATATTTTTATCATTAGACGACTTGGATGAAATAAGTTTTCCAGAACCACATGCGCTTAAGAAATCATACATTTAGATGCATGTTGGGtaactagctagctagctagctagcacAATTCTTCATCCAAATGTACAattgcaattattattattattgtcgcTGTTCTGAATTAGTATGGTTAAATAGTTTCCTTTTTGTCATTTAATTTCTGAAAAATAGATTCCATGTGCAGTAACTTACTTAACACAATCCCATTTCATTACCGAAAAAATTGTAGCTTGTTAATTTAAAGTCGAACAACACCTTCGCTCAAGGGTTCATTGATCTCCTGTCTCCCATATAGCAGGCCAAGATTCAGAGGATTTCAATACTCAATGAAATACTTCGCTggcaaagggaaaaaaaaaatggaagttaTATAATTTAAGCTACCTGGCTAACCCTTTGACAGCTATTGTAATATTCACTTTACACTTAAAATAATCAGTCATAAAAATATAATGTTCGCAAGGGAGAATACatctaatgaaaaaaaaaagacaatctATATTTGTTTGACTTAGTTTCTATTCAATTGATAATACTATCATTTACAatgctaaaaattaaaaatttttcaaCCTTGCCAATGAAATCGGAGTGCAAATTAAACTGATCTCTAAATTCAAACTTTGAGTCCATGAAAATTATATCATATAGGTGTATATATATTTACCTTTAAGttaaactttaatttattttGTCCCCAACTCATCAAGTTaggtatttaaaacataaaataaaactcCCCAATTGAATTCATATAAACCAACTTGCTATTTCAATTAGGGATATATCCATTTAATCTTTTGATAATCATATCATAGCCTTATAACAACGTatattgttttgttttatttatttttgtaatctAACACTTGTGCAGTGGCAATTTCATATTACATATATTTCTCCAAAATCTTGACTTTCTCTCGGcgtcttagtttttttttttttttttggtgctttAGAAGGTTGACATGTGTGACAGAAAATCTTAAGCCTGGGGCGCACTGAAAGATAGTGAAGGGGAGCCATTGGTTGAGGATTCACGTGCAGAGATTATTATCAGAAAAGGGGGAAGGATAAAGGTTGGGGAAGAAGAGTGGAGCCCGGCCGGCACCGTAAGCTTGCGGGTTCAGCATTGATATATGGGGCATGGGGCATGACAACCCTTACTCTCTCTCTCCGTGCTGCTTTGTCTTTTACTGCAATGATGGGATTTTTTTGTATTTGTTGCGTGCGACAAAGATGAGGAGCATTTGCTTtgctctttttattttatttattgggTGCCTGCTTAGACAAGCATTGGGTCATATGTGACGTAGGTTTCAACTTTGAACCCCATTCCCTCAACCCCCACTATGCTTTTTATCCCCTACGCACATATGCTTATTTTCAAAGGTTTCAAGACCATAAATTTCTTTGGTTAATTATGTGAGTTGGAGCTGTTGACGTTCAATTTGAACACGTGCAGCGAAAGCACATacaatcaaacacaaaataataagCAATCTAATGCAAGCACTCGACGATAAAATATCTCAATAATTAAGCAATCAAACAatgataagaagaataaaaaacacaactagaacacaaaagatttatgtggttcagtaatagcctatgtccacgggagcagcacTTGGGTTTTCattatgatcaatgtcaaagttCATACTTTTgggttacaaatattgtttatataaccATCTAATGTCTATAAAAGAGTTttagtaaacctaaactacattTAGTGTTATCCCTTGTAGGAAAATCCTCcggataagcccaatctacaagccgcCGAATTCAAATTACGTATTCTAAGCCGatggaaaccatcgacggtttgacaaaaccgtcaacgatttggggCAGAAGAAAACAACTTGCTTCTATTCCTTTGTCTCTCGCGTCACGTAGCTTTATCTTGTACATGTGATCTGCTctaaatatgagtcacatccccaatAGAAGTGATAAATTATATGGTATTTTCAAAGTTTGGAGGCTGAGTTTTGAGGAATTTTGGATATGTATGCTTCATTTAAAATTATAACTTTTCACCTtgatatgccctaaatatatcagcttataaaaggaagtcaaaacccaACAATCACTACCCAAGTCAAATCATCTGGTAGGAGCAATTAACTCTAATCCAATAATGAAATAACAAATCCACGCTGACGCTTTAAACCTCTGGAGCGATCCACGTCCCTACGTCATAATGACGGATCACCCCAATGGTCAAACCTTGCCACTATAAAGAAGGGTGATGCAAACAAGTTAAGGTTACTCACTCTTAACCCAATCTTActattgcattcaacctcttgGAAGCATTCCCTTACTTTGGCattagagtgatcccccggagtacacctcaggtcctccaagcctgctttgttttcatccttttcaggtcatcgaAAGTCGTAGAGCAACGCCGCAGGTCATCAccattttatcccgcaacagttggcATCGTCTGTGGGAACTGCTTCTGAGAGGTATTCATTCTGCTCCCGACCTCCGACACTTAAATAATGACAACCACTTACGGCTTAAGCTCCGGCCCTGCCGCTGGAAAACAATCACCTCAGTCCATTCACTGCACACCCATAGAACATTTTGGGGTTACCAAGGAGGGATTTCTCGCCTTCCAAAAgaaaatggaggatatgttcaacctacaCTTGCAGCAAAAGAGTCAGGAAGAGCATGTGCCCCACCAACAACAGGTTAGCCCCAACCCACCtaagaaagaaaagaaactaaaggagagtgaggaaaaaactaacCTCACTAAGAAAGTGGAAGATGCGAACAACATAGGAGCCAACGAGCAAAGATCGACTGAGTTAGAGGAAAGGATTAAGAAGATAAACCAaattgagaagatgatgaaaaaaagCCGAACCAACCCCTTCTATGGGGAAGCCTCTCTAAAATCCTCAAAGACGCTGTCCAACAAAGAAGTAATGGAAGTTCTGCTGCCCAGCAAGTTCAAAATGCCCACTTTTGAAACGTACGAGGGTTTGACTGACTCAGTCGATCATCTGGATACCTTtaaggtgttgatgcaattgcaggGCGCACCTGAGGACATCATGTGCTGAGCATTCGCAACCACCCTTAAAGGTAGTTCCAGGGATTGGTGCTAAACCCTACGGCCTCGATCGATCGACTCCTTCTCTGAGATGGAATGGCAGTTTACCAGTCATTTCATCAGCAATCAAAGAATCGTGAAAACTTCGGCTCATCTGATGAACTTAGTTCAAGGAGAACGGGAGACGTTGAAAAAGTTCACACACCACTTCGTCACAGTGACCATGGAGATCCACAACCAGGACAATGGTGTGGCATTGGCAGCCCTGACCACAGCCCTTCAGCCAGGAAACTTTCTGTCTTCTCTAGGAAAGAAACCCCCAGTTGACATGGGGGAGCTGATGGTAAGAGGGCATAAGTATATTAATCTGGAAGAGGTAATGGACACAGGAAGAGAGAAAACTTATCTGGAGAGAAAGAGTTCGAGGGATACGGGGGAGGCTTCTAAAATAGGGAAGGGGCAAGAGAGTAATAATTTGTAGAGTAGCCCTAGGGGGTTAGGACATACAAGTAAGTTTTGGTCCTACACTCCCCTAGATGTCTTGCATACCAATGCCCTAGGGGGTTCTGTGTGACGACaggaagaataatggtatttaaataataaaaaaaagggaaatggaaaccagaaacagaaggaggcaatcgacgacattgcattttggaaaggataaatcccaaggaatttttcagctcctcgtcaacgaatagaggtgactcgttgacgagggtataataggagctcatcgatgagggttggagttcgtcgatgaactttctacaggactcgtcgacgaggtgatgtggctcgtcgatgaggaaataccgaggggatgactttggggtttttgaatttcatcgacgaaagggagagtttgttgacgaattttATATTGACcttatcgacgaggtgacatggctcgtcgatgaagaccacaatttaaataggcctaaagttcattttggACGAAATTTTCTGCGCAGAgcttctctctctcctacccttcggtccctcctccttctctcttcgatttcaggccggaTTTCTTCCGatttgaggatctgaagccaccacaacgctcttggaaaagttctctgcaaatctaccaAAGCAAATCGTCGATGGGGctaaagtggaaaccatcccaaatccagggtaaagctttctactcagtatttggttaattgacaattgtaggaagtgatatacgcgtagaaatactgaactttagttctggggaatgttgtttctagggtgttgagttgggaaccctgcgggtgtgagacagattttcttaggggcttttcaagaatcaggtaataggataaattaagctagttctttttaataaaatgtatgtatatatagcatttgatttcaggaaagtaaataggttcatatatatgatttatatttgagaaaatactgttgaaaataatggtatattgaatatatgaaaaacctgttcagtgtggcatgagtagaaattgttataaaatactgttttctgggaatgtattaatgatacaaatttttataatgtgTAAAATTAGCGTATGggcaagatttttatatgttttgccggtgtacgggccgagctatgtatgtgatttgccagcgtacgggctgagctatgatatAATTTGTTggtgtacgggtcgagctatggatgtgatttttcaGCGTACGAGCAgagctatgatatgattttccggcgtacgagcaaagctatggatgtgatttgccagcgtacgggatgtgctatgatttgccggcgtacgggtcgatgatttttatgatatacgtatatatatatgcaaaatgatataattgatttgaaaatttataatatgaaatatccatatatcacagtttcaatatatgttatatggtatcagaacctggttggcttggtctagacgAGCACTTGCactgtaccgttgctatgtgtccatggtcatcatgatcatgatatctgtgttaacgccgctgtacatagtggtatgagattggatggtcgatgtggtttcttaagaagtgtgtgagcgctcCTGGTGTATGGACCATGTCTcacagacccattagacttacagactgtacttttgacttggcagtggtcggccaaccattgtcaggtcccgtctTCAGGTCACACAACCCATTCATatgggggtaatgcatgacaacaaccagctaacctaccaggaatgtttttgcaTTATATtctatgagatgaaatatgattatgaaaatgtagtatgttctaccatgttttgatgatatatatgttttcccagatatgacataacaattattaaatatgtttctatacgatatatgtataacacgggatactcatgttgccacacactggtattagtttatttcccttactgagagatgtctcaccccaaaattttataaacttttcagaagccccaaataggagagcgggtaaagccccgctgatctagtacgatagatctgcccttccaaaagggtaagtattttgatagggttggatgtattttgtggaaatagccctaagacatcttttgggttgagtgttgtgtatatatatacagtgatggtagtaactctggtattgtgatgtatggtataatgaggtgtttatgatttatgtttcctgctacataggcttccgtgatgtgtttctgatgtatccctggtgcccacgggtccaAGTTGATTGTGATCTATTGAACTGGGatttatgatatttatttttttttataaaaaaaaaatgagaaaattaaaCAGGTCGTCACATTCTGACCTAATCTAGCATGCCAAAGGAAATTGTTCCATAAAATTGCGTCTCTATCAGTCATGTACTCGAACATTTTGTGTGCATTTattaaattatcaattttttCATACATACCTATAACTGCGTTCTCTCTCACACTATTCGATTTCAAcctaaaaaatgagcacaactcaatAGGCAAAAAAGAATCAACCCAACTaatgagcaatgctcatgaggcaagaagactgcccaacaagtgagcacagctcattaggtaaaatcagcccaactgacgagcaaagctcatgaggccagaagactgcccaacaagtgagcacagctcattaggtaaaatcagcccaactgatgagcaaagctcatgaggccaAAAGACTACCCAACaagtgagcacaactcattaggcaaagaagaaacGACCTAACTGacaagcaacgctcgtgaggccagaagactgcccaacaaatgagcacaactcattaggtaaagaagaatcggcccaactgacaagTAATGCTTGTGAGACCAGAAGGCTGCCCAACAAATGAACATGACCTAAAAGTAGAATAtgtttcccaagagggggagggttGACAACGGTGCCTCTTTTCACGTGGCATCAAGGAAGAATTTCTTCAGTTCATATACTTCTGGTGACTTTGGAGTTTTAAAGATGGGAAACGATGTTGTGGTACCGATAGTTGGCACTGGAATTATTTGCTTAAAGACCAACAATGGAACAAAATTGGTACTCAATAATGTCAGACATGCTCCTAGTGTTCATTTGCATTTGATCTCTACTGGAAgacttgatgatgatgatgatggataTTGTAACTTCTTTGGTAATGGACATTGGATACTTACCAGAGGAAATTTAATTGTGACCTGAGGtaacaaattttctaatttatattttatgaatgcttCTATTTGCTTGAATTCTATGAATGCAGTTGATAGAAATAGCACATCAGAGTTATGGCACAAGCGTCTCAGTCACATAAGTGAGAAAGGACTTGATTGCTTGGTCAAAAAAGTATTTGTTGTCGAACTTAAATGGTGCAAAATTAAAAAGATGTGTTCACTGTTTGGTCGGGAAGCAGAAAAGGGTTTCATTTAAGAGTCATCCTCCTTTCTAGAAAAATAGAGTTACTTGAGTCGATTCATTCTATTGGAATTGatttattcccaagaggggggtaaattgggtatttaaaaaattatctcctaggttcaactaaactAGCGGTAGTAATACacagcctagggtctttctaagcatataccaattgcgcagataaaattaatatacgaaaattaaatcatgcacaacattcacaatatatcaaatataacatacatgtgcaggaatataaagtacTAGAAATTAAAAGttgacacacgatatgttatcagggttcggccaatacttcctacgtccccgctttagctcgcaagcccgaggattaccactattactcacttaacaggtgaagcggcaccgtttacaacaccttacaggctggtgcaactagttctcttaaccaggtctgaacctattcgggactattcacagggttagtctccctctttcgaccatacgccaggaatacaatagataatcaaatattgtgtacaaatatagtgcttctaatacaaacagatgatgtacaacaataaaaGCACAATAAATATACTCACATATAACTCACATATGAtaaggatttaatgctcaagagAGATTGGTCAAACAACGTATCAACTCACAATAATATGtgcatttatatgtatatgtgtgagtgagtgagatcTTTGAATCAGAATGGTATGAtcacaatatgaatattcaaagatactctacaaccctaaacaaatatctcaataagattttttaaatatcaagcacaatagatattagggtttttggctcaaaaaatgttttcgcaaaaacaagcaagtgagtgtttgaatcttgcaatggatgtgcaagattcacaagttaAGAATATATTTCTCTACCAAAAAATATTTGCGAAAGATAATGTGGGAGAAACttgaataatactctcaaaataggatgtgaaaaataaatgcaatatgagagtaaataaatttttgatttgtaaaacaaatgcccaagatGAATAAAACACTCTCTTTGAGAAATTATTTTCAAAGCAATAACAAATAAAGGATCAAAAATTATGCTTGgaagatgaaaatgagatttaaaaatttgagagaatcttctcactaatcatcttgctaattatgtataatgagggggtatatatagagttggattgaaatttgaccgttggggacctattgggtattttgaaattgttaaattAAAGTTTAACCTAAAATAACCTTAAtaaaccatggtaaaaataaggcaacccaagagttttggttgCTCGGACCTCAAGGatggtcgcctgaatagacacacAGAGAAAAGTAACCTTTTTCAAGTTTAGGTGCTCAAGGAAAAGTTTGGGTGGCTACGCCAAAGTGATTTTCCCAAACAtacgaggttcggttgcccagtGGTCAATTCGATCTACCGAACTTCACACTTCAGTCGCTCGGGACTATTTTGAAATTagagttcgggcgcctgaggaagGTAAAAAGTGATCGTTCTTATCTTCGATCAACCGTAGACATTCAGTTCAAATTAGGTTCGGTCGCTCAGGCCATGATCAACTGTTGACCCTTTGCacattcggtcgcccaaaccatttttaactctctaggttcggttgcctgaaatcctatttttgtccttgaacttattcaaccatgtgtgaataagttatagtatTTTGTGCAAAGGTTTTAGGGTCTAGTAGTCAGTCTATGGTctcttgagagttaaccccaaaaatccaacgtccgTCAACTAAGgagatccctaaggtcaatctatggtcttgagcataaaATATTTATCACGTATGATGTGGTTATCACAGACCATTAtaattacagaccaaataattaaatgcattcacaataagcataaatatctccttcttcttttgctctttgtGCATGGAAAATGCCAAAAGATGCAAGTTTTAAGTTTCGTCTAGGCTTCCATTAATCCTCTTCCATGTGTGTGATATGAATcataaacctgttcaagtactagacacacacattagatccaagtgttttgtcagcatcaaaacaggaatcggactcaaaaagtcaacacattcAGATGTTTGTGGCCTAATGAAGGCAATTAAGGACATTTcttggtgcactttattttgttacttttattgatgatcattcaagaaaactttgggtttatgttttgaaATACAAAAATCAGGTGCTTGATATGTTTAAAGATTTTCAGGCTTTAGTTGAGAGAGAAACAGGAAAGAAGATGAAATGTATTTACACTGATAATGGTGGCGAGTATTGTGGTCCAATTGATGTGTACTATAGACAACAGGGCATCCGACATCAtaagtgattacgcgcttaaactgcgtaattaggggtttaa from Malania oleifera isolate guangnan ecotype guangnan chromosome 9, ASM2987363v1, whole genome shotgun sequence carries:
- the LOC131163860 gene encoding NAC domain-containing protein 104 — its product is MGENNKGNLHYLPPGFRFYPTDEELVVHFLHRKASLLPCHPDVIPDLDLLTFDPWDLNGKALGEGNQWYFFSRKTPERLTPNGCWKAVGIEEPVVSSASNKRVGMKKYFVFHLVGEAAAADVQTNWVMHEYRLSDAAAASTSRSSKRRPHPDYSKWVLCRVYEHNSDNDDDGGNELSCLDEIFLSLDDLDEISFPEPHALKKSYI